In Euwallacea similis isolate ESF13 chromosome 17, ESF131.1, whole genome shotgun sequence, a single window of DNA contains:
- the Proc-R gene encoding sex peptide receptor isoform X1, producing the protein MNNDTTDIILEGSRFWFQKVLVPIMVVVGITGNIITVKVLTRKRMRSSTNIYLSALGIADIIYLFFVFLLSFKHYNNIHDRKYELFWRFYGISHWLCDAASSTSVWLTVSFTIERYIAVCHPMKGKYFCTENRAKTIIVIVCIFCLLTTATTSFEYQLTRNDTEVCFKCQTNSSKITSGNKTSTDSSAKSVHLISANSSLIYPSGAGGKPYVVYPNLTEALKSVIGNCTGNHPHIIYVYQGPQKILEIPSDKIRSVNNRALYSEIDGTLEKALPQVGEDEDKNSTESNSTNAELGKCCVTKWYVDVENTDFGKNGDYTSFMYWYSALVWGIVPLVLIATFNCFLINAVYMSQKKRSTMTRTNTQSSQTEGCSSISNENRITIMLIAVVVMFLICQTPTASYLIYYNFYPALTKTQKNIQSILGNVFNSLLTVNAACNFVFYSLMSKKFRTTFKEIFFDRKAKRRGQDTLQMSSLKSHSNSQKFNPYHHGINKNASEYRTPRNLEVNIYFFNKGKYVNTYRVRIGLGDSFDVRAADVIVLDREFN; encoded by the exons atgaACAATGACACAACCGACATCATATTGGAAGGCTCCAGGTTCTGGTTCCAAAAAGTCTTGGTTCCCATCATGGTAGTTGTCGGCATAACTGGGAATATCATTACGGTTAAGGTACTGACAAG GAAACGAATGAGATCTTCcacaaatatttacttatcAGCCCTGGGAATTGCGGATATAATCTATTTGTTCTTTGTATTTCTATTGTCCTTTAAGCATTATAATAACATTCACGATAGGAAATACGAGCTGTTTTGGAGGTTTTATGGGATCAGTCATTGGTTGTGCGACGCTGCAA GCAGTACCTCAGTATGGCTTACCGTATCCTTCACGATAGAGCGCTACATAGCAGTCTGCCACCCCATGAAGGGCAAGTATTTTTGCACCGAAAACCGCGCCAAAACTATTATCGTGATAGTGTGCATTTTTTGTCTGCTCACAACTGCTACCACAAGCTTTGAGTACCAATTAACACGTAACGATACAGAAGTGTGTTTCAAGTGCCAAACCAATTCCAGCAAAATTACATCCGGAAATAAGACCTCCACAGACTCCAGTGCCAAATCCGTCCATCTTATCTCTGCAAACAGTTCTTTGATATACCCCAGCGGCGCCGGTGGAAAGCCCTACGTGGTTTACCCGAACCTAACGGAAGCCTTAAAGAGTGTGATTGGAAATTGCACGGGAAACCATCCTCATATAATCTATGTTTACCAAGGGCCTCAGAAGATTTTGGAGATACCAAGCGACAAGATTAGGTCTGTGAATAATAGGGCGTTGTATAGCGAGATCGATGGAACTTTGGAGAAGGCTTTACCGCAGGTGGGGGAAGATGAGGACAAAAATAGTACTGAGAGTAACAGCACTAATGCCGAATTAGGGAAATGTTGCGTCACTAAATGGTACGTCGATGTAGAGAACActgattttggaaaaaatggagATTACACTTCATTTATGTACTGGTACAGCGCTCTGGTCTGGGGCATAGTCCCTCTGGTGTTAATCGCCACCTTCAACTGCTTCCTTATTAATGCCGTTTATATGTCTCAGAAGAAGAGAAGTACTATGACGCGGACTAACACTCAATCTTCACAG ACTGAAGGCTGTTCATCAATATCAAACGAAAACAGGATAACAATCATGCTAATTGCAGTAGTAGTGATGTTTCTTATATGCCAAACCCCTACGGCCTCGTATTTGATTTACTACAACTTCTACCCGGCACTCACAAAAACCCAGAAAAACATTCAAAGCA TTTTAGGCAACGTCTTCAACTCTTTGCTGACTGTAAACGCGGCCTGCAACTTCGTCTTCTACAGTCTCATGTCGAAGAAGTTCCGTACGACTTTCAAGGAGATTTTCTTCGATCGGAAAGCAAAAAGGCGTGGGCAGGACACGCTACAAATGTCCTCGTTGAAAAGTCATAGCAATTCGCAAAAATTCAACCCCTACCATCATGGGATCAACAAGAACGCGTCCGAGTACCGCACTCCCCGCAACTTGGAGGTAAATAtctatttctttaataaaggAAAGTACGTGAACACGTACCGGGTAAGAATCGGATTGGGCGACTCGTTCGACGTTAGAGCTGCTGATGTGATTGTTCTTg ACCGCGAGTTTAACTAG
- the LOC136414449 gene encoding organic cation transporter protein-like: MGLISRLTFYEILGIWKEKMSYDDVISLLGDFGRYQKKIYFLLCLPAILCAFHKLGNVFLIAESNSRCKLPYELSNSSYYINDTEWKKWFPYNKTSQKISSYCLINSSSTPGEPLQRCEEFIYDHTTYGYTAVTDWNLNCGKEYLIAISNSLFMFGVMFGSIGFGELSDRWGRKKTFFLSLVVQVVFGTIAAFAPEFWTFTIARSVVGATTSGVFLVAYVIGLEMVGSSMRMVAGTVCQIFFSFGYMLTAVFAIYINDWRTLQFALTMPGLIFLTYWWLIPESARWLVSKNRLEEAKMYIQAAAKCNKVDIPDKTLDQLLKPSENSSSKKESKPSIFNIFKYPNLRNRSLIIFFDWFANNITYYGLSWNTNNLGGDPYLNFVISGAVEIPAYIFLLLTLNKWGRKNVMSGCMIFAGTALLLTMIVPQNLQWLIVTLAMLGKLAITASYGAVYIFSTEQFPTVVRNAGLGAGSTCARVGSIITPYINITAHIWQPLPLLIFGALAFLGGLMSLILPETLNRKLPETFEEGEAFGKKEIHLTINSEELMKMNIEEENTKCDVTAADFKT; this comes from the exons atggGTCTAATCTCGCGTCtaacattttatgaaattctaGGAATTTGGAAGGAAAAAATGAGCTACGACGATGTGATATCTCTATTAGGAGATTTCGGTAGATATCAGaagaaaatctattttttactATGTCTACCCGCCATTCTATGTGCCTTTCATAAATTAGGCAATGTGTTTTTGATAGCGGAATCAAATTCTAG ATGTAAACTGCCTTATGAACTTTCAAACTCATCGTATTATATCAATGATACTGAATGGAAGAAATGGTTTCCTTACAACAAAACTTCACAGAAAATCTCGTCCTACTGTCTAATTAATTCGTCAAGCACTCCAGGTGAACCTCTGCAAAGATGTGAGGAGTTTATCTACGACCATACCACTTACGGATATACGGCAGTAACAGAC TGGAACCTCAATTGCGGTAAAGAATATCTAATAGCGATAAGTAATTCCCTCTTTATGTTTGGAGTAATGTTTGGATCGATTGGTTTTGGTGAGTTGTCTGATAG ATGGGGGCGAAAGAAGACCTTTTTTTTATCCTTGGTAGTACAAGTGGTTTTTGGGACCATAGCAGCATTTGCCCCTGAGTTTTGGACATTCACAATTGCAAGAAGTGTGGTAGGAGCTACAACTTCAGGAGTCTTTTTAGTGGCTTATGTCATAG GTCTGGAAATGGTTGGTTCTTCAATGAGGATGGTAGCAGGGACTGTGtgtcaaattttcttttcctttgGATATATGTTAACAGCTGTATTCGCAATTTACATAAACGATTGGAGAACTTTACAGTTCGCTTTAACGATGCCTGGATTGATTTTCTTGACTTATTGGTG gCTAATTCCTGAATCTGCTAGATGGTTAGTTAGCAAAAATAGATTAGAAGAGGCGAAGATGTACATTCAAGCTGCTGCAAAGTGTAACAAAGTAGACATCCCTGACAAAACCTTAGATCAACTACTTAAGCCGTCTGAAAACAGCTCCTCAAAAAAGGAGTCAAAgccttcaatttttaatatttttaaatatccaaACTTAAGAAATCGAtctttaattatatttttcgattG GTTTGCGAACAATATTACTTATTATGGTTTGTCCTGGAACACAAATAATCTTGGAGGAGACccatatttgaattttgtaatttctggaGCAGTTGAGATTCCAGCTTACATCTTTCTGCTCCTGACCCTCAACAAATGGGGCAGGAAAAACGTTATGAGTGGCTGTATGATTTTTGCTGGAACTGCTCTACTTTTAACAATGATAGTGCCCCAAA ATTTGCAGTGGTTGATAGTAACTTTAGCAATGTTAGGAAAACTAGCAATAACAGCCAGCTATGGAGCAGTTTATATTTTCTCCACAGAACAATTCCCCACAGTTGTACGAAATGCAGGTTTGGGGGCTGGGTCTACTTGTGCTCGAGTTGGGTCTATTATTACCCCTTATATTAACATAACC GCCCATATATGGCAACCTTTGCCGTTGCTGATTTTTGGGGCACTGGCTTTTCTTGGGGGGCTTATGTCGCTGATCCTTCCAGAAACTTTGAATAGGAAATTGCCTGAAACTTTTGAGGAGGGAGAAGCCTTTGGAAA GAAAGAGATACATTTGACGATAAACTCTgaagaattaatgaaaatgaatattgAGGAAGAAAATACTAAATGTGATGTTACTGCCGCTGATTTTAAAACGTAG
- the Proc-R gene encoding FMRFamide receptor isoform X2 — translation MNNDTTDIILEGSRFWFQKVLVPIMVVVGITGNIITVKVLTRKRMRSSTNIYLSALGIADIIYLFFVFLLSFKHYNNIHDRKYELFWRFYGISHWLCDAASSTSVWLTVSFTIERYIAVCHPMKGKYFCTENRAKTIIVIVCIFCLLTTATTSFEYQLTRNDTEVCFKCQTNSSKITSGNKTSTDSSAKSVHLISANSSLIYPSGAGGKPYVVYPNLTEALKSVIGNCTGNHPHIIYVYQGPQKILEIPSDKIRSVNNRALYSEIDGTLEKALPQVGEDEDKNSTESNSTNAELGKCCVTKWYVDVENTDFGKNGDYTSFMYWYSALVWGIVPLVLIATFNCFLINAVYMSQKKRSTMTRTNTQSSQTEGCSSISNENRITIMLIAVVVMFLICQTPTASYLIYYNFYPALTKTQKNIQSILGNVFNSLLTVNAACNFVFYSLMSKKFRTTFKEIFFDRKAKRRGQDTLQMSSLKSHSNSQKFNPYHHGINKNASEYRTPRNLETASLTSIPRTKSLMVRPMGKARSTDLVV, via the exons atgaACAATGACACAACCGACATCATATTGGAAGGCTCCAGGTTCTGGTTCCAAAAAGTCTTGGTTCCCATCATGGTAGTTGTCGGCATAACTGGGAATATCATTACGGTTAAGGTACTGACAAG GAAACGAATGAGATCTTCcacaaatatttacttatcAGCCCTGGGAATTGCGGATATAATCTATTTGTTCTTTGTATTTCTATTGTCCTTTAAGCATTATAATAACATTCACGATAGGAAATACGAGCTGTTTTGGAGGTTTTATGGGATCAGTCATTGGTTGTGCGACGCTGCAA GCAGTACCTCAGTATGGCTTACCGTATCCTTCACGATAGAGCGCTACATAGCAGTCTGCCACCCCATGAAGGGCAAGTATTTTTGCACCGAAAACCGCGCCAAAACTATTATCGTGATAGTGTGCATTTTTTGTCTGCTCACAACTGCTACCACAAGCTTTGAGTACCAATTAACACGTAACGATACAGAAGTGTGTTTCAAGTGCCAAACCAATTCCAGCAAAATTACATCCGGAAATAAGACCTCCACAGACTCCAGTGCCAAATCCGTCCATCTTATCTCTGCAAACAGTTCTTTGATATACCCCAGCGGCGCCGGTGGAAAGCCCTACGTGGTTTACCCGAACCTAACGGAAGCCTTAAAGAGTGTGATTGGAAATTGCACGGGAAACCATCCTCATATAATCTATGTTTACCAAGGGCCTCAGAAGATTTTGGAGATACCAAGCGACAAGATTAGGTCTGTGAATAATAGGGCGTTGTATAGCGAGATCGATGGAACTTTGGAGAAGGCTTTACCGCAGGTGGGGGAAGATGAGGACAAAAATAGTACTGAGAGTAACAGCACTAATGCCGAATTAGGGAAATGTTGCGTCACTAAATGGTACGTCGATGTAGAGAACActgattttggaaaaaatggagATTACACTTCATTTATGTACTGGTACAGCGCTCTGGTCTGGGGCATAGTCCCTCTGGTGTTAATCGCCACCTTCAACTGCTTCCTTATTAATGCCGTTTATATGTCTCAGAAGAAGAGAAGTACTATGACGCGGACTAACACTCAATCTTCACAG ACTGAAGGCTGTTCATCAATATCAAACGAAAACAGGATAACAATCATGCTAATTGCAGTAGTAGTGATGTTTCTTATATGCCAAACCCCTACGGCCTCGTATTTGATTTACTACAACTTCTACCCGGCACTCACAAAAACCCAGAAAAACATTCAAAGCA TTTTAGGCAACGTCTTCAACTCTTTGCTGACTGTAAACGCGGCCTGCAACTTCGTCTTCTACAGTCTCATGTCGAAGAAGTTCCGTACGACTTTCAAGGAGATTTTCTTCGATCGGAAAGCAAAAAGGCGTGGGCAGGACACGCTACAAATGTCCTCGTTGAAAAGTCATAGCAATTCGCAAAAATTCAACCCCTACCATCATGGGATCAACAAGAACGCGTCCGAGTACCGCACTCCCCGCAACTTGGAG ACCGCGAGTTTAACTAGCATACCTCGAACGAAATCTCTAATGGTTCGACCAATGGGAAAGGCAAGATCAACAGATCTGGtagtttga
- the LOC136414450 gene encoding organic cation transporter protein-like, whose protein sequence is MGFDDVIPVLGDFGKYQKRIYFLLCLPAITSAFHKLGNVFLLAEPQYRCRRPDEPPDAPYNLTNSEWEKWYPVDSWQNAFSCEIRSANVTTQCSEFIYNHEDYGYTTTIEWNLTCQKAYLIATANSMFMVGVMMGSIIFGETSDRLGRKITFLISSVMQVVFGVLAALAPEFWTFAVARMLTGAAASGVFLIAYVMGLEMVGPSKRLLAGMVVFIFFSGGYVLTALLAKLLPNWRHLQLALSLPGVIFIFYWWFIPESVRWLLSKNKITEAKAVIQKCAKVNGVTIEDAKLDELLQKGEKEKKKEDSKMTASVIDLFKHSNLRKRSLIIFFDWCANNITYYGLSWNTNNLGGNPYLNFVISGAVETPANIFTLLTLNRWGRKKILCGSMMVAGAALLATTVAPANANWLTVLLAMIGKISITVSYGTVYIFSAEQFPTVVRNAGLGASSTFARLGSIVAPYINMMARIWQPFPLLVFGSLALSGGVLSLLLPETLNKKLPETLEEGENFGKKPKRQVPLLNGVQVIEAPKETDKPPNEAENPDSTLLRKRDISSEEF, encoded by the exons ATGGGTTTCGACGACGTCATTCCAGTGTTAGGCGATTTCGGTAAATACCAGAAAAggatctattttttattatgtctTCCCGCCATTACGTCAGCGTTTCATAAGCTGGGGAATGTGTTCTTGTTGGCAGAACCACAATACAG GTGCAGACGTCCAGACGAACCACCCGACGCTCCTTACAACCTCACAAACTCCGAATGGGAAAAATGGTACCCTGTCGACTCATGGCAAAATGCCTTTTCCTGCGAAATTCGATCTGCAAATGTCACTACACAGTGCAGCGAATTCATCTACAACCACGAAGATTATGGGTATACCACTACCATTGAG TGGAATTTAACATGTCAGAAGGCCTACCTTATTGCAACTGCCAATTCCATGTTTATGGTGGGAGTCATGATGGGATCTATTATATTTGGAGAAACCTCAGACAG ATTGGGTCGAAAAATCACCTTCCTAATATCCTCAGTAATGCAAGTGGTTTTCGGAGTGTTAGCAGCATTAGCCCCTGAATTCTGGACGTTCGCAGTAGCGAGGATGTTAACTGGGGCAGCTGCTTCTGGAGTATTCCTAATTGCCTATGTTATGG GGCTAGAGATGGTGGGGCCGTCGAAGCGTCTTTTAGCAGGAATGGTGGTGTTTATCTTTTTCTCCGGAGGTTATGTTTTAACAGCGTTGTTAGCAAAACTGTTGCCCAATTGGAGACATTTGCAGTTGGCTCTAAGTCTTCCTGGGGTGATTTTCATCTTTTACTGGTG GTTTATCCCTGAGTCCGTTCGATGGTTgctatcaaaaaataaaatcactgaAGCTAAAGCAGTGATTCAAAAATGTGCTAAAGTGAATGGTGTGACCATAGAAGACGCAAAGCTAGATGAGTTGTTGCAGAAGggagaaaaagagaaaaaaaaggaagacTCGAAAATGACCGCGTCGGTTATAGATTTGTTCAAACATTCCAATTTACGTAAACGATctcttattatatttttcgattG GTGTGCCAACAATATAACCTACTATGGTTTGTCTTGGAATACCAATAATCTTGGTGGAAACCCGTATCTCAATTTTGTCATTTCTGGAGCAGTGGAAACTCCTGCCAATATCTTCACTTTACTCACTTTAAACCGATGGGgaagaaagaaaattctttGCGGAAGTATGATGGTGGCAGGAGCCGCGTTGTTGGCTACTACAGTTGCACCTGCGA ATGCGAATTGGCTGACAGTACTACTGGCTATGATAGgcaaaatttccattacagTCAGTTATGGAACTGTCTACATATTCTCGGCTGAACAATTCCCTACTGTAGTGCGAAATGCTGGCCTCGGGGCAAGTTCCACGTTTGCCAGACTAGGATCCATCGTCGCCCCATATATAAATATGATG GCGCGAATATGGCAACCCTTCCCTCTGCTTGTTTTCGGTTCGTTAGCCCTAAGTGGAGGCGTTTTATCGCTGCTTTTGCCAGAAACtctaaataaaaagttaccGGAAACTTTGGAGGAAGGAGAAAATTTCGGAAA GAAACCAAAAAGACAAGTACCTCTTCTTAACGGAGTTCAAGTAATAGAGGCTCCCAAGGAGACAGATAAACCTCCCAATGAGGCCGAAAATCCCGATTCCACCTTGCTGAGGAAGAGAGACATTTCCAGTGAagaattttaa
- the LOC136414452 gene encoding uncharacterized protein: MYFIVIRNQRDNDTPQVSELVRKAYTSNTSNIFWGTLLKETTFQIIVIFTALLFIFFQLPILNCLLSVPLIPLIIYVYIYASVTMKSAQIMYDKKPIAVWVAEAYEPYFQEKDPASCWYQIITDGDLNGMEEKPQGRKRIIGTVAVMQHSQHPEWAWLYRVVVDQRYRRKGVALELVKTAQEWCKNNKINRLELAMSEYNEGARQLFDKTGFETKQLYHKKHFSKAYMLQMYLLTAEVRPTFS, from the exons atgtatttcataGTAATTAGAAATCAACGAGATAATGATACTCCTCAAGTTTCAGAGCTTGTGCGAAAAGCTTATACCTCAAACACTTCCAACATCTTTTGGGGGACCCTGTTGAAAGAA ACAACTTTCCAAATAATCGTAATCTTCACAGCGttacttttcatatttttccaactTCCTATTTTGAATTGTCTCTTGTCTGTGCCTCTAATACCCCTCATCAtctatgtatacatatatgcaTCAGTGACTATGAAGTCTGCTCAAATTATGTATGATAAAAAGCCAATAGCTGTATGGGTTGCAGAAGCCTATGAGCCTTATTTCCAAGAAAAAGACCCAGCATCTTGTTGGTATCAAATTATTACAGATGGGGATTTGAATGGAATGGAGGAGAAACCTCAGGGAAGAAAGAGG ATTATTGGAACTGTGGCGGTAATGCAGCATTCTCAACATCCTGAGTGGGCCTGGTTGTATAGGGTGGTAGTTGATCAGAG ATATAGGAGGAAGGGCGTTGCACTGGAGTTAGTTAAGACTGCTCAAGAATGGtgcaaaaacaacaaaattaacagGTTAGAACTGGCTATGTCTGAGTATAATGAGGGGGCAAGGCAGCTCTTTGATAAGACTGG CTTTGAAACTAAACAGCTCTACCATAAGAAACACTTCTCAAAAGCGTATATGCTGCAGATGTATCTTCTTACCGCTGAAGTTCGACCGACTTTTAGTTGa
- the Proc-R gene encoding FMRFamide receptor isoform X3 has product MNNDTTDIILEGSRFWFQKVLVPIMVVVGITGNIITVKVLTRKRMRSSTNIYLSALGIADIIYLFFVFLLSFKHYNNIHDRKYELFWRFYGISHWLCDAASSTSVWLTVSFTIERYIAVCHPMKGKYFCTENRAKTIIVIVCIFCLLTTATTSFEYQLTRNDTEVCFKCQTNSSKITSGNKTSTDSSAKSVHLISANSSLIYPSGAGGKPYVVYPNLTEALKSVIGNCTGNHPHIIYVYQGPQKILEIPSDKIRSVNNRALYSEIDGTLEKALPQVGEDEDKNSTESNSTNAELGKCCVTKCALVWGIVPLVLIATFNCFLINAVYMSQKKRSTMTRTNTQSSQTEGCSSISNENRITIMLIAVVVMFLICQTPTASYLIYYNFYPALTKTQKNIQSILGNVFNSLLTVNAACNFVFYSLMSKKFRTTFKEIFFDRKAKRRGQDTLQMSSLKSHSNSQKFNPYHHGINKNASEYRTPRNLEVNIYFFNKGKYVNTYRVRIGLGDSFDVRAADVIVLDREFN; this is encoded by the exons atgaACAATGACACAACCGACATCATATTGGAAGGCTCCAGGTTCTGGTTCCAAAAAGTCTTGGTTCCCATCATGGTAGTTGTCGGCATAACTGGGAATATCATTACGGTTAAGGTACTGACAAG GAAACGAATGAGATCTTCcacaaatatttacttatcAGCCCTGGGAATTGCGGATATAATCTATTTGTTCTTTGTATTTCTATTGTCCTTTAAGCATTATAATAACATTCACGATAGGAAATACGAGCTGTTTTGGAGGTTTTATGGGATCAGTCATTGGTTGTGCGACGCTGCAA GCAGTACCTCAGTATGGCTTACCGTATCCTTCACGATAGAGCGCTACATAGCAGTCTGCCACCCCATGAAGGGCAAGTATTTTTGCACCGAAAACCGCGCCAAAACTATTATCGTGATAGTGTGCATTTTTTGTCTGCTCACAACTGCTACCACAAGCTTTGAGTACCAATTAACACGTAACGATACAGAAGTGTGTTTCAAGTGCCAAACCAATTCCAGCAAAATTACATCCGGAAATAAGACCTCCACAGACTCCAGTGCCAAATCCGTCCATCTTATCTCTGCAAACAGTTCTTTGATATACCCCAGCGGCGCCGGTGGAAAGCCCTACGTGGTTTACCCGAACCTAACGGAAGCCTTAAAGAGTGTGATTGGAAATTGCACGGGAAACCATCCTCATATAATCTATGTTTACCAAGGGCCTCAGAAGATTTTGGAGATACCAAGCGACAAGATTAGGTCTGTGAATAATAGGGCGTTGTATAGCGAGATCGATGGAACTTTGGAGAAGGCTTTACCGCAGGTGGGGGAAGATGAGGACAAAAATAGTACTGAGAGTAACAGCACTAATGCCGAATTAGGGAAATGTTGCGTCACTAAATG CGCTCTGGTCTGGGGCATAGTCCCTCTGGTGTTAATCGCCACCTTCAACTGCTTCCTTATTAATGCCGTTTATATGTCTCAGAAGAAGAGAAGTACTATGACGCGGACTAACACTCAATCTTCACAG ACTGAAGGCTGTTCATCAATATCAAACGAAAACAGGATAACAATCATGCTAATTGCAGTAGTAGTGATGTTTCTTATATGCCAAACCCCTACGGCCTCGTATTTGATTTACTACAACTTCTACCCGGCACTCACAAAAACCCAGAAAAACATTCAAAGCA TTTTAGGCAACGTCTTCAACTCTTTGCTGACTGTAAACGCGGCCTGCAACTTCGTCTTCTACAGTCTCATGTCGAAGAAGTTCCGTACGACTTTCAAGGAGATTTTCTTCGATCGGAAAGCAAAAAGGCGTGGGCAGGACACGCTACAAATGTCCTCGTTGAAAAGTCATAGCAATTCGCAAAAATTCAACCCCTACCATCATGGGATCAACAAGAACGCGTCCGAGTACCGCACTCCCCGCAACTTGGAGGTAAATAtctatttctttaataaaggAAAGTACGTGAACACGTACCGGGTAAGAATCGGATTGGGCGACTCGTTCGACGTTAGAGCTGCTGATGTGATTGTTCTTg ACCGCGAGTTTAACTAG